A genomic stretch from Clavelina lepadiformis chromosome 5, kaClaLepa1.1, whole genome shotgun sequence includes:
- the LOC143459969 gene encoding uncharacterized protein LOC143459969, with product MMSEKNATKGGSSCSEELQIIKASLKGNNVQEAVKRVKALTCSTVPGVVVEEERDVILNDIVEVAKMFQNESEFVILINLLTWSLELLKRIEEETTCFQRLTEWGNLVAMATRSMRRNVMKTEIENHALPFQQSLLATIQAVNCDKGSAKKETEALCLYFLAGCDVALENNHQAEENCQMAILAMKDGCGDGMKKKALTAAIYHINAVTNHEQNKFEAAIQQYTEAIDVFVSSEDIGPEEKQQNIDVINAWRQRATDRLPID from the exons ATGATgtcagaaaaaaatgcaacaaaag GTGGGTCCAGCTGCTCGGAGGAGCTCCAAATAATTAAAGCAAGCTTAAAGGGCAACAACGTTCAGGAAGCAGTCAAAAGAGTTAAAGCACTTACTTGCTCAACTGTACCGGGAGTCGTCGTCGAGGAGGAACGTGACGTCATTCTAAATGATATTGTTGAggttgcaaaaatgtttcaaaacgaATCGGAATTTGTCATATTAATAAACCTTCTGACATGGTCACTTGAGCTGTTAAAACGAATCGAAGAAGAAACGACTTGCTTTCAAAGACTAACTGAGTGGGGGAACTTGGTAGCAATGGCAACACGTTCAATGAGGAGGAACGTCATGAAGACAGAGATCGAGAATCATGCTCTGCCATTCCAGCAAAGTCTTCTAGCAACTATTCAGGCAGTAAATTGCGATAAAGGAAGCGCAAAAAAAGAAACGGAAGCTTTGTGCCTTTACTTTCTAGCTGGCTGTGACGTCGCTTTAGAAAACAACCACCAAGCTGAAGAAAATTGCCAAATGGCAATTTTAGCCATGAAAGATGGTTGTGGGGACGGCATGAAAAAGAAAGCGTTGACGGCTGCCATTTATCACATTAACGCTGTCACAAACCATGAACAAAATAAGTTCGAAGCAGCTATTCAGCAATACACGGAAGCCATTGATGTATTCGTCTCATCAGAAGACATTGGGCCAGAAGAGaaacagcaaaatattgaCGTTATTAACGCCTGGCGTCAAAGAGCAACAGATAGGCTGCCTATAGACTAA
- the LOC143459727 gene encoding protein cereblon-like isoform X1: MSNSRPQRDRGNLDNEESADEAQADDRDDDDRAPVEGEEEDLVHQAQEQELLLVGDRVEIEESEDDDEDDEDDEQYQEVNAPPRRQRHFHRWRRWFIRRFAHHDPEDEEPDDNGDLEAPENITFDRNLPTAHSYLGEMEECSGVAYQEEDTYLTMNVLYFPDVVLIPGQNLPLHISRPNQVSMIRQVMQQADKTFGILTIKNTFNVRNEIARKYYNIGCTAEIRSYQDREEYQITVLHLIVVGRQKFTVMKSQNQLDGNILAKVRIESDVELDNLGAGVGMSRNSRNAFITSKKNQPTNMESIHPTLNKTMCLNRHAAMSTSLSSWVYKLYDVDFLRMRIFKELKEWNSTLEQHQMPESATDFSYWVITNFPISDEWKLYLMHLKSAVQRLRCELNLIHKRSKLTCSSCGSMIADRKEVFSMSTSGPMAAYVNPGGAIHETLTLYKASGLSYRGRKSTEFSWFPGYAWTICECSSCGQHLGWKFTATTKHLIPQKFWGLTRYALSLVLSSSKGGPTRRESDEQSEFDPRSMTII; encoded by the exons ATGTCAAATTCTCGACCACAAAGGGATCGGGGAAACCTTGACAATGAAGAAAGTGCTGACG AAGCTCAAGCAGATGATAGAGATGATGATGATAGAGCCCCCGTGGAAGGTGAAGAAGAAGATCTTGTTCATCAAGCACAGGAACAAGAGCTACTACTAGTGGGCGATAGAGTTGAAATTGAGGAATCAgaagatgatgatgaagaCGATGAAGATGATGAGCAATATCAAGAAGTGAATGCACCACCAAGGAG GCAACGCCATTTTCACCGATGGAGACGTTGGTTTATCAGACGTTTTGCCCACCATGATCCTGAAG aTGAGGAGCCAGATGATAACGGTGATCTGGAAGCTCCTGAAAACATCACATTTGACCGAAATCTTCCCACGGCACATTCT TATCTTGGCGAAATGGAGGAATGCAGTGGAGTAGCTTATCAGGAGGAAGATACCTATCTCACCATGAATGTGTTATACTTTCCTGATGTGGTCCTCATTCCTGGGCAGAATTTACCGTTACATATCAGTCGTCCTAATCAGGTGTCTATGATACGGCAGGTTATGCAGCAAGCTGACAAAACCTTTGGAATCTTGACCATAAA AAACACATTTAATGTAAGAAATGAAATAGCCAGGAAATATTACAACATAGGATGCACTGCTGAGATCCGTTCCTACCAGGATAGAGAAGAATATCAAATAACTGTATTGCATTTAATTGTGGTTGGACGCCAGAAATTTACGGTTATGAAAAGTCAAAATCAACTAGATGG CAACATTCTTGCCAAAGTACGAATAGAGTCTGATGTTGAACTGGACAATTTAGGAGCTGGTGTTGGCATGTCAAGAAATTCTCGAAATGCTTTCATCACAAGCAAAAAAA ATCAACCAACCAATATGGAATCAATTCATCCAACATTGAACAAAACCATGTGTTTAAACCGACATGCGGCAATGTCAACATCATTGTCATCGTGGGTTTACAAGTTATATGACGTT GATTTCCTGCGCATGAGGATCTTTAAGGAGTTGAAGGAGTGGAATTCTACGCTGGAGCAACATCAGATGCCGGAGTCGGCAACGGATTTCTCCTACTGGGTCATCACTAACTTTCCAATCTCCGACGAATGGAAGCTCTACCTGATGCACCTAAAGAGCGCCGTTCAGCGTTTGCGTTGTGAATTAAATTTAATACATAAG CGCTCCAAATTAACCTGCTCAAGCTGTGGATCTATGATAGCAGATCGCAAGGAGGTTTTCAGTATGTCCACGTCAGGTCCTATGGCTGCTTATGTCAACCCCGGTGGGGCGATTCACGAGACTTTGACACTTTACAAGGCGTCCGGATTAAGCTATCGAGGAAGAAAATCCACCGAGTTTAGTTGGTTTCCTGg TTACGCGTGGACTATTTGCGAATGCAGCAGCTGCGGCCAGCACTTGGGCTGGAAGTTTACGGCGACCACGAAGCACTTAATCCCGCAGAAATTCTGGGGTCTGACTCGATATGCGCTTTCTCTCGTCCTGTCTTCTTCTAAGGGCGGCCCAACGCGCAGAGAAAGTGACGAACAATCGGAATTTGATCCTAGATCTATGACCATCATATGA
- the LOC143459727 gene encoding protein cereblon-like isoform X2 has translation MSNSRPQRDRGNLDNEESADAQADDRDDDDRAPVEGEEEDLVHQAQEQELLLVGDRVEIEESEDDDEDDEDDEQYQEVNAPPRRQRHFHRWRRWFIRRFAHHDPEDEEPDDNGDLEAPENITFDRNLPTAHSYLGEMEECSGVAYQEEDTYLTMNVLYFPDVVLIPGQNLPLHISRPNQVSMIRQVMQQADKTFGILTIKNTFNVRNEIARKYYNIGCTAEIRSYQDREEYQITVLHLIVVGRQKFTVMKSQNQLDGNILAKVRIESDVELDNLGAGVGMSRNSRNAFITSKKNQPTNMESIHPTLNKTMCLNRHAAMSTSLSSWVYKLYDVDFLRMRIFKELKEWNSTLEQHQMPESATDFSYWVITNFPISDEWKLYLMHLKSAVQRLRCELNLIHKRSKLTCSSCGSMIADRKEVFSMSTSGPMAAYVNPGGAIHETLTLYKASGLSYRGRKSTEFSWFPGYAWTICECSSCGQHLGWKFTATTKHLIPQKFWGLTRYALSLVLSSSKGGPTRRESDEQSEFDPRSMTII, from the exons ATGTCAAATTCTCGACCACAAAGGGATCGGGGAAACCTTGACAATGAAGAAAGTGCTGACG CTCAAGCAGATGATAGAGATGATGATGATAGAGCCCCCGTGGAAGGTGAAGAAGAAGATCTTGTTCATCAAGCACAGGAACAAGAGCTACTACTAGTGGGCGATAGAGTTGAAATTGAGGAATCAgaagatgatgatgaagaCGATGAAGATGATGAGCAATATCAAGAAGTGAATGCACCACCAAGGAG GCAACGCCATTTTCACCGATGGAGACGTTGGTTTATCAGACGTTTTGCCCACCATGATCCTGAAG aTGAGGAGCCAGATGATAACGGTGATCTGGAAGCTCCTGAAAACATCACATTTGACCGAAATCTTCCCACGGCACATTCT TATCTTGGCGAAATGGAGGAATGCAGTGGAGTAGCTTATCAGGAGGAAGATACCTATCTCACCATGAATGTGTTATACTTTCCTGATGTGGTCCTCATTCCTGGGCAGAATTTACCGTTACATATCAGTCGTCCTAATCAGGTGTCTATGATACGGCAGGTTATGCAGCAAGCTGACAAAACCTTTGGAATCTTGACCATAAA AAACACATTTAATGTAAGAAATGAAATAGCCAGGAAATATTACAACATAGGATGCACTGCTGAGATCCGTTCCTACCAGGATAGAGAAGAATATCAAATAACTGTATTGCATTTAATTGTGGTTGGACGCCAGAAATTTACGGTTATGAAAAGTCAAAATCAACTAGATGG CAACATTCTTGCCAAAGTACGAATAGAGTCTGATGTTGAACTGGACAATTTAGGAGCTGGTGTTGGCATGTCAAGAAATTCTCGAAATGCTTTCATCACAAGCAAAAAAA ATCAACCAACCAATATGGAATCAATTCATCCAACATTGAACAAAACCATGTGTTTAAACCGACATGCGGCAATGTCAACATCATTGTCATCGTGGGTTTACAAGTTATATGACGTT GATTTCCTGCGCATGAGGATCTTTAAGGAGTTGAAGGAGTGGAATTCTACGCTGGAGCAACATCAGATGCCGGAGTCGGCAACGGATTTCTCCTACTGGGTCATCACTAACTTTCCAATCTCCGACGAATGGAAGCTCTACCTGATGCACCTAAAGAGCGCCGTTCAGCGTTTGCGTTGTGAATTAAATTTAATACATAAG CGCTCCAAATTAACCTGCTCAAGCTGTGGATCTATGATAGCAGATCGCAAGGAGGTTTTCAGTATGTCCACGTCAGGTCCTATGGCTGCTTATGTCAACCCCGGTGGGGCGATTCACGAGACTTTGACACTTTACAAGGCGTCCGGATTAAGCTATCGAGGAAGAAAATCCACCGAGTTTAGTTGGTTTCCTGg TTACGCGTGGACTATTTGCGAATGCAGCAGCTGCGGCCAGCACTTGGGCTGGAAGTTTACGGCGACCACGAAGCACTTAATCCCGCAGAAATTCTGGGGTCTGACTCGATATGCGCTTTCTCTCGTCCTGTCTTCTTCTAAGGGCGGCCCAACGCGCAGAGAAAGTGACGAACAATCGGAATTTGATCCTAGATCTATGACCATCATATGA
- the LOC143459728 gene encoding uncharacterized protein LOC143459728 has translation MCCSKTCYKICTLGPLYRADNVKGRVQWLILILGKLLLPSLLLLISEQNEAESYRWAMHNFYKNKMQHHCQAYNDVPEYYGHDDILWSNLMKADVNSTRNQQDFKNWSSEEQKSESDEENLKEKVESLKFMLRELSQNNYYSFTRQKKRQKGYIPSEACCAKYRNVTGKTLRCLDMQGSSTSSTSFAIAMFYPLLGTIIVSAIMTPIKWNKKLQKKLLARGNRLEIDYTQEEMIKEIQACVQVLMDVIVFYFVVAKIWHLSKAIKTCIRFSLCQPSYVSYQVIYLLIIAQMPWMSTLWGFIYA, from the exons ATGTGTTGTAGCAAAACGTGTTATAAAATATGCACCCTGGGTCCACTGTACCGCGCGGACAATGTGAAAGGACGTGTCCAGTGGCTCATCCTGATCTTGGGAAAACTCCTCCTGCCCTCCTTGCTCCTGCTCATTTCAGAGCAAAATGAAGCGGAGAGTTATCGTTGGGCGATGCACAACTTCTACAAG aACAAAATGCAACATCACTGCCAGGCGTATAACGATGTTCCAGAGTACTACGGCCACGATGATATACTGTGGTCAAATCTCATGAAAGCCGACGTCAATTCGACAAGAAATCAAcaagattttaaaaactggTCATCCGAAGAGCAGAAAAGCGAGTCCGATGAGGAAAATTTAAAGGAAAAGGTggaaagtttgaaatttatgTTACGAGAACTCAGCCAAAACAACTACTACAGTTTTACGCGACAAAAGAAAAGACAAAAGGGATACATACCGTCAGAAGCATGCtgtgccaagtaccg CAACGTGACAGGGAAGACATTGCGATGCTTAGATATGCAAGGAAGTAGCACCTCCTCGACTTCATTTGCCATCGCTATGTTCTACCCATTGTTAGGAACAATAATCGTCTCTGCTATCATGACGCCAATAAAA TGGAACAAAAAGTTGCAGAAGAAATTACTGGCACGGGGTAACAGACTTGAAATTGATTACACCCAGGAGGAAATGATCAAAGAAATTCAG GCATGCGTGCAAGTGCTAATGGATGTAATTGTATTCTACTTTGTCGTCGCCAAGATCTGGCATTTATCCAAAGCCATAAAGACATGTATAAGATTCTCACTGTGCCAGCCGAGTTATGTGTCTTACCAG GTGATCTACTTGCTGATCATTGCACAAATGCCATGGATGAGCACACTATGGGGTTTTATCTATGCTTAG